The genomic window CATTTTATTGTTAGAAATTGAATTCCTGTGTTATCATCCGATGGTTTTACCCGATCGCCACAGTGTCCCTGCACGCCCGACCTGCAAACGGCAGCCCTTCCGTTGTCTTGGTAACAGCCACTGGAGGTGTAAATTGCCGTCTGGCCGCAAGACGAAGAGAATCAACATTTTTAGCAGGTTCAATCAGCTACCAGAAGCTTACGCAACTTGTTCTTTTGTATAACCGAAATTGCGTACGACGCGCGTAATGTTTGGACTGTGAATACGTGAGCGTCTTAATAGGGTCCATGTGACCGTAATGTAGTTTCGTGTCTGCGGTTTTGACAGGTAACGGCACTAACTTGTTCAAACGGAATTGCTATGTGTGTTTCTGTGCTATTTCTGGAGCAGCAAGAGAGTGACGGCCGTTGCAGTGATGTTTCTTGTGTCAAACAGGAGGCCCTCTGTCCAACGCGCTGGAGCCGTAAGCTTTCCACCAGCTATGTGGGCGATCACATGTTCCTGCGTTGGCTTTCAAGTTGTTTATCAGTGATGTTTGTGAACTGTGACCTTTCAGAGTTGTTGGTTTCTGGCTCTTAAAAGCGGTACGCAATGACTtgtcttttagtttttttttttctttaaaaagtcCTGCACCAACATCATGCCATTGGTTGGTCACaaattttggaaaatatgtacttaaATAGATGGCTTAGTTTAGGATGTTTGCATGTTAAAGGGAtcgtttacccaaaaataaaaattctgtcatgctTTCCCCCACATGTGgatttaaacctgtatgtgaaACTCtgtcttcagtggaacacaaaagatattttgagaaatgtctcagtggttttgtgttcatacaatggaagtctatggggttcaatgttgtttggttatcaacgttctcagaaatatcttttgtgttctgaagaagaaagaaagtcacacaggtttggaatgacatgagggtgaataaatgatgcaagaatttTGAGTTTGGGGTCTGTAAGAATATAAAGAGTACGATGCTAACAACATTATGGGTTTAACTTTATACGTAGTTTGTTTTGGACAACCATGACAGAGAAATGTACGGTTTcagtgttgtgattggtcattTTATGTACAACTGAGAAAAGAACCGAAAGCAAACAAAGATGCCAAAAGTTCACCGATTACGTTTAAACTAGGTTACTGCAGAACTGTAAGTACGCCACCAAGAAACGCGTAAAAACTGTTTGTGAATAACGCtcttaaatgtgattttaacCTCGAACGATTGCTTTCAAGTATCTTGCATTTTAAGGTACTATCCCTGTCTGTGCTGCCCCATAAAGCACAAGAGGGGGGAAGCCTGCATCCCGCTGGGTGTAATACTACCGTGCTGATGCAGAACAGCAGTAATCACATCAGTCCTGAAGATGCAGCGTGCACGGACCGAACCCCCCGCCGCATCCCTAAGTGAAGTATACGACCCGTTCTCGCAAGTAGGTGAAGGAGAGAGGGCGAGTGGAAAAGCCGTGAGAGGGAGTGGGAAGTAGAATGAACCAGAAAGGGAGGCAGCGCAGCGCAGCGCAGCGCCGCACGAACGAGCGAGCGAGAGGATGGgtggggggagagagagactcAGAGGCAGGAAGTGTGCAACAGCCAGCGAAACAGAAATGAAGGGAGTTTGAGGGAGAGGGTGGAAAATCCGAGGCCCTCCGCCAACcgagggtgagagagaaagagggcaAGGGTCCAGCAGAAGCAAAGAAGCGGGATCGAGAAGGGGAGGTTGTCGGAGTGAACGAACATGCGTGAGAAAGTTACAGGACAGAAAGGTAGAACCGCTGAGAAAGACATCTCCCGGACGTTGCCTCTCGAGAGATTGCAGGATGTCCTCTGAGACAAAAGGGATGGGTCAGCGCTGGCCTCAACCAACTCGGTTGCAGAATGGATTACGACATCAGGGAGAAGCGGGTCAACATCTGGACAGATCTCAAGCGGGCATCCACACTTATTTTTGGACCGGCCACGTAATGAGCACCTGTGGACCGAAGCAAGGAAATTCCACCTGCAATGGATACGATCATCCCCCtctagccaatcagaggggtCACGTACGGCTAGACAAGAGCTGTCAGGCAGAGTTAATGAGGGTGCAGTGGAACCGGCCCCTTGGGAACGGACTGCAACATAACAGAGTCTCTGTGAACTACAGCTTGAGAGAATGCAGCTTTGTGGCCTGCCAGCGCCAGACCGAGCCACACCTCTCCTCGGGGAAGTGTGTTTTGGACGCGCCAGCACAGTTCAGAGGTCACGGAAACTGTGGGTCGCCTGTTTGTGCGGCCGAGCAACAATCAGGCTCTGTGAGAGAGGCCCTCCTTAAGGAGCCGAATGCGTCGGACTGGACGAGAACAAGTGACTTTGATAGCGTACTTTACACTTCTAATGGTAGATCGGCGGGACAAGACTTGAACCTGGCGCATAAAGTTATGTTCTCCACCAAAGATTACAGTAGTACCCACCAGCAAATAAGACGTCAGGAAGACGTTGCCCAAGGGGATGTGAACGGACCAGGAAAGACGTCGAGCTCTAAACAGAGCCAAAGGGCAATACAAGACCAGATTCAAAACGTGGTGGTGAACCTCGAAGAGGTACTTCATGGCCTGAAAGAGATACATCTGGAAATGAATGAGGTAAACATCTTGTGCAATACTCGGCGGGAATGGAGCTTAGCAGATGTTTCTCATAATGACTTAAACAAAGGACGCCTTTTAAACCttctgtttagtttagtcttcaTGAACTGATGTTCTTAGTTCAGAACAGTGTATGTTATTGTATTTATCCTCATATCAATCATGAATACTGTTTATAGAGAGCTCTGTCTTTGTTGTAGGAGGATTTAATGAAAGTTTAATGTGGACAGGATTTGCTCCATTTAACAAATGTATTCGACGCTGGCCAGCGGTTTTACACTCACAGCTGAGACAGAGAGCAGCTGGAGAATGTCCACGGCCTCGTAATCTCATAAACTAGCCTGTCGTCACTCTTGCGTGAAATGTGTCCTGATTGTTTTGGCTTTTAGAACCTTGGACGTGTGTAGCACCTTGTGGTTTTAGTGACAAGTACACGTGTGTTGTCTTTCCCTCGAGATCAGGTGGTCCGGCAAATAGACCTGCTGACTGCGGACATTGATATGGGCGAAGACGATCCAGGTGGTGCTTTGTCAAGTAAGATGAAGATGGACATACCTGAATCAGAGTCTCCGAGATGTGGGGACAGTGTAGCGGCATGTTCATCAAACAAGGCCCAACCAGCATACTCCATCAGGGATCAAACGCAATCACTTGGATCAACTCAGGAGATGGTCCATTCCCAAAGACATGAATCGAGAACCGCTACCGGACGCCGGGAACAGAAGCCCCCTCCATACCCGTACCCCAGCACAACGGGAAGAGTGAACACTAAAGCAAAAGGCCAGAAAGCACCACCTTACCCTTTCAGACGAAGACTACTCTCTACTATTGTTTGAGTCATTTCGTGCCATGAACTAGAACAACATGCACCGTTATGGAAGAAAAAGCTGTACATGGTGCGACGAGCAGCTTTTCGGGTAAGTTTGGTCCAAGGCCAAAACATCAGAGATCATATTTGATCTCTACGTAGGTCTATAAAGAGGGCATATCGGAAACATCATGTTCTATTAAATACGGACAATAAAACGGTTTCTGCTGACTAGGGAGCACTTCTCAGAAATATTGAATGTCAATGGTTAAGTTAAGGTACAGGGAGATGATTTCTAGCCTCGCATGACATCTGGAGTGGAagcaattacaattacaatgtCTCTCATCTCCCAGCAAGCCCCATCTGTTAAAGGATTATATATCTTTTTGCTTACCTAACCCATCCGCCTTGAATTTTCAATTTCAGATACATGATGACATTTTATTGAAATCGTAGTGGTGTAAACGCCGATTGCACGTTGGCAGCTGAATGTCTCCCTCGTGTGTGCTGCGACACTCATTTCAAGCTGTAGATGGGTGTCAAGACTTTGGATCAAAAGCAAATGAGATTTGCAAAAGTAAAATGAGAAACGTTCGAATTAGTGTCGAAAAATGcacaattttgtgttttgctgaatGGGCAAATCTAATATTAGGAACTTAGGGCCAAGCAATACTgcaatacttaaagggatagtacaccaaaaaaattttttatcttttctgCACTGTCatgtagttccaaacctgtatgactttcattcttctgcagaacaagaaaaaagctattttgaagaatgttgatatgcaaacaacactgacccctattgacttccatcgtatgaacacaaaaccactgagacatttctcaaaatatcttcttttgtgtaacaCAAATTTTGAACCACGTGAGGGtgaattttttcatttttaggtgaactatccctttaagatgtgctgttcaggtctaaaaacaaatattgcacATCCaccatgtcaaaataaaaaaaacaaatgttttgaacAGATTTATTATAGACCAGTACAACATAAAGCATGATTGGAAAAGAAAGtaactttttctcttttttcctccACCACAGTAAAAATCAAAGGATTCTGACAAAGCCTGAAAACATCGTGGGAATTCTCAATGAGAAGCTCAACGACATCAGAAGATCAGAAGGTAAGCATGAGCATATGAGAGCAAGAAAATCCGactagaacacaaaaaaaagttcTGAGCTAACTTATCTCTGAAATCATTCAAATAACAACCCTTCATTAACTTACTTTGGACAATACGAAAAGATGTACATTATTTTTCCTGTCTCTAATAGACTTTTTGTCTACTTAAATTGTCCCTTTTATTATCAGTCCAGTAAGCGTCGTCACGTAACGCTGCCAACTTTGTAGACGTTTTGTCAAAAGACAAGCCCCACGCTTTCTGTGACTCGATTTCCCTGTCAGCGCACAGTCAATTGGCAGAGCTTCCGTAGTTGTCCAATGTCCTTACGTGCCGGGCAATCCTTTTGAGGATCGTCCAATCAGAGCTCATCGTGGCGCGTCCGACCGATGACAGTAAGCTTTGCGAGCTCAGAATGGAATTTTCCATCTCGGTGAGTCACTGAAAGAAATAATAAAGATGTATCAGAACATTCAGGGATGCATTGACCAAATAGGAATACTAATCTACCGCACCTCACCTGTGGACTCGGACACAATGTACTCTTCTTCTTTTAACGCAACATCTCTTTGTCCACCCACAGCCGTCTGGGactgagcgagagagaggggagaTAAGTGACACAAGACAAACTAATGGAGAAACCAAGAGGATGCACTGAATAACAAAAAGATCCTGtctaagaaaaacagaaagagacAGGAGTCTATGGAGCGCTTGTTTCAAACACGCTTTTGAACTTATATTCACACAGGGGACAATGCCACAAGGACGGCACCGTCGGCTTGCTCCTGAGAATTTCAATGTCATCTGAAGCTGTTGTCGTGATGTCTTGATGTGCAAACACGGCCGACTGATTTTGATCTGAGAGCCGATGAGCTTTAGGAATCTGAACTGAGGTTTGATCTTAAGGCAGATGTCATCAATGcccttcaaaaacattttttatgtgcCGAGTTCATAAATAAAAAGTTACGTTCTGCATTTTCTCAGTCTAATGTGTCAAAGCGTTGAAAGCATGTCTTCATATTGAATCATATACGGATTGCTGGATGTTTTAGTCATTGAAGCTCTGTCaaa from Triplophysa rosa linkage group LG25, Trosa_1v2, whole genome shotgun sequence includes these protein-coding regions:
- the LOC130548308 gene encoding uncharacterized protein LOC130548308 produces the protein MSSETKGMGQRWPQPTRLQNGLRHQGEAGQHLDRSQAGIHTYFWTGHVMSTCGPKQGNSTCNGYDHPPLANQRGHVRLDKSCQAELMRVQWNRPLGNGLQHNRVSVNYSLRECSFVACQRQTEPHLSSGKCVLDAPAQFRGHGNCGSPVCAAEQQSGSVREALLKEPNASDWTRTSDFDSVLYTSNGRSAGQDLNLAHKVMFSTKDYSSTHQQIRRQEDVAQGDVNGPGKTSSSKQSQRAIQDQIQNVVVNLEEVLHGLKEIHLEMNEVVRQIDLLTADIDMGEDDPGGALSSKMKMDIPESESPRCGDSVAACSSNKAQPAYSIRDQTQSLGSTQEMVHSQRHESRTATGRREQKPPPYPYPSTTGRVNTKAKGQKAPPYPFRRRLLSTIV